Proteins co-encoded in one Oreochromis aureus strain Israel breed Guangdong linkage group 3, ZZ_aureus, whole genome shotgun sequence genomic window:
- the LOC120433891 gene encoding ladderlectin-like, which yields MKMLTVSAVLCAMVALTTAAEARDEVEGLMPPAKSHVVKRSPRCPGGWTKYGHRCFFFNSTVASWADAEKCCLIMGAHLASVRNINEYREIQRLTGKKESWIGGTDASEVFCLSFVRCRHEN from the exons ATGAAGATGCTAACTGTGTCTGCAGTTCTCTGTGCAATGGTGGCTCTAACCACGGCTGCTG AGGCCAGAGATGAAGTAGAGGGATTGATGCCCCCAG CCAAGAGTCACGTGGTCAAGAGGTCCCCTCGTTGTCCTGGTGGTTGGACTAAGTACGGTCATCGCTGCTTTTTCTTTAATTCAACAGTCGCGAGTTGGGCTGATGCTGAG AAATGCTGCTTGATCATGGGGGCACATCTTGCATCAGTTCGCAACATCAATGAGTACCGTGAGATTCAGAGGCTGACtggcaaaaaagaaagttggaTTGGAGGAACTGATGCATCAGAGGTATTTTGTTTATCATTTGTCAGGTGTAGGCATGAGAACTGA